From one Mobula birostris isolate sMobBir1 chromosome 20, sMobBir1.hap1, whole genome shotgun sequence genomic stretch:
- the LOC140184955 gene encoding uncharacterized protein → MVDPDPVEVLKVIDRQGTSDWMMHLKIHTGERPFSCHTCSKTFTQQAYLQKHYLVHTGEKPHQCQVCHKHFTSTSNLKTHLRLHIGERPYHCKQCSAKFTGLVTLKLHVRVHNTGERPHKCHLCSKSYRHLRSLKGHQKGCCPMAPDSKRTNEDHPKIDDEIDMNEEAERLDKVAPVTEKEEVTEEVPMPGLDKDHKEDQFRAEYHKNNGGNHPSSSLHDRDKTSNHDPATLGPIRVKQEDSL, encoded by the exons atggttgaccctgacccaGTGGAGGTCCTCAAGGTGATAGACCGTCAGGGTACTTCGGACTGGATG ATGCATTTGAAGAtccacactggagagagaccttTTTCCTGCCACACTTGCAGTAAGACATTCACACAACAGGCCTATCTTCAGAAACATTACCTTGTACATACTGGGGAAAAGCCTCACCAGTGTCAG GTGTGTCACAAGCATTTCACTAGCACCAGTAACTTGAAGACCCACCTTCGCCTGCACATCGGAGAGCGGCCATACCACTGCAAGCAATGCTCAGCCAAGTTCACCGGGCTTGTTACCCTCAAGTTGCACGTGCGTGTACacaacaccggagagaggccaCACAAGTGTCACCTCTGCTCCAAGAGCTACAGACACCTACGCAGCCTGAAGGGGCACCAGAAGGGCTGCTGCCCCATGGCACCAGACTCCAAACGGACCAATGAGGACCATCCCAAGATCGACGATGAAATCGACATGAATGAAGAGGCAGAAAGATTGGACAAGGTTGCCCCAGTAACAGAGAAGGAGGAGGTAACCGAGGAAGTTCCAATGCCTGGCCTTGATAAAGACCACAAAGAGGATCAATTCAGGGCAGAATACCACAAGAACAATGGAGGCAACCATCCATCCTCCTCCCTCCACGACAGGGACAAGACTTCCAACCACGATCCAGCAACCCTGGGACCCATCAGGGTCAAGCAAGAAGACAGTCTATAA